The Sphingomonas sp. So64.6b genome includes a region encoding these proteins:
- a CDS encoding competence protein CoiA family protein, translated as MKIDAGAAQKGPDYFCPNCHGAVILRKGRIVAHNFSHKPPTSCSWAVGETQEHLAAKLLLRDAYRMMGYQADYEVVVLSSGGDRRADVYVISPDGGLTFAIEVQHTPILYDAIEKRTVAYMAVNVPVMWLGILGGKMRETAERTQSGLIIRQYPIRPWEKWAQALCFGELWYIDPVEESLWKGRFSDHLIDVPSSSWYGEGGEEMSAGGYSRKSKRWRTLHLEGPFRVHEVNEVTKWRRPWTSSAFNLPGGHFASFEKR; from the coding sequence TTGAAGATAGATGCGGGTGCGGCGCAAAAAGGACCCGACTATTTCTGTCCCAATTGTCACGGTGCGGTGATCCTGAGGAAGGGGCGGATCGTCGCTCATAACTTCTCTCACAAGCCACCGACCAGTTGCTCATGGGCGGTGGGTGAAACACAGGAGCATCTTGCCGCGAAGCTGCTTCTTAGGGACGCCTATCGCATGATGGGCTATCAGGCTGACTATGAAGTCGTGGTCCTTTCCAGCGGCGGCGATCGGCGGGCCGATGTTTATGTGATCTCGCCAGATGGCGGGCTCACCTTCGCGATCGAGGTGCAGCATACCCCCATACTCTACGACGCCATCGAAAAGAGAACGGTGGCTTATATGGCTGTCAATGTTCCGGTGATGTGGCTTGGCATCTTGGGCGGGAAGATGCGCGAAACTGCCGAGCGAACGCAATCCGGCCTAATCATACGACAGTACCCCATACGGCCATGGGAAAAATGGGCACAGGCTCTGTGCTTCGGCGAACTCTGGTACATCGATCCTGTTGAGGAGTCGCTTTGGAAGGGCCGCTTCAGCGACCATTTGATCGATGTCCCTTCTAGCTCATGGTACGGAGAAGGCGGTGAGGAGATGTCGGCCGGTGGATACTCCCGCAAATCCAAGCGCTGGCGCACCCTTCATCTCGAAGGCCCTTTTCGAGTTCACGAGGTCAACGAGGTAACGAAGTGGCGGAGGCCTTGGACGTCCAGCGCATTCAACCTCCCGGGGGGCCACTTCGCATCATTCGAAAAGCGCTAA
- a CDS encoding DUF4062 domain-containing protein has product MAKRPTFFLSSTIYDFEDLRGAIKYLLESRGCRVLASEYRDFNNNLDQHSYEACLSNIDQADYFILLIGGRVGGWYDEPSRISITQQEYRHAYARHEAGSLRIVTLVRDQVWQLREDRKALAKHLASLEMNDQERREIVNFHSRFTTDAEFVSAFITEVGRNLETAMAVKRGTEKPTGNWIHTFRNFRDIADVLHPLTFGGLTADEAAYRKALQHELLNILCHLLLKYKGEALDPRASLIKHLNAYAVTMSTRTEDVYMEGKEWDKFATIFYQLLNGQIEITILPDALTSSIFLQFDPASGGYRKTAAYGAISRLIEEVRRFNKTAANESLATVFEYSPRNRGGKDIPVEIPATKILILHHLALRWINIITLCESLIRHLEGNPFAEPNLAPYSPIRGMDEEIERETVTHDDARRYLKL; this is encoded by the coding sequence ATGGCAAAACGTCCGACATTTTTCCTGTCCTCGACCATTTACGACTTTGAGGATCTCAGGGGCGCGATAAAGTACCTTCTGGAGAGCCGTGGCTGTCGAGTGCTCGCGTCAGAGTACCGGGATTTCAACAACAATCTTGATCAACATTCCTATGAGGCCTGCCTATCGAATATCGATCAGGCAGATTACTTTATACTCCTCATCGGAGGGCGTGTCGGGGGCTGGTACGACGAGCCCAGCCGCATCAGCATCACTCAGCAAGAGTACCGCCACGCGTATGCCCGCCATGAGGCGGGCTCGTTGCGCATCGTTACCCTCGTTCGCGATCAGGTGTGGCAGCTTCGCGAGGATCGCAAGGCGCTAGCGAAGCACTTGGCTTCGCTAGAAATGAACGATCAAGAGCGCCGCGAGATCGTAAATTTTCACAGCCGATTTACGACCGACGCAGAGTTCGTCAGCGCCTTCATCACGGAAGTAGGCCGTAACCTCGAAACCGCCATGGCCGTTAAGCGAGGGACCGAAAAGCCGACGGGCAACTGGATTCATACCTTCCGAAATTTTAGGGACATTGCAGACGTTCTGCACCCTTTGACGTTCGGCGGGCTGACCGCCGACGAAGCCGCTTACCGGAAAGCGCTGCAACACGAACTGCTGAATATCCTTTGCCACTTGCTCTTAAAGTATAAGGGGGAAGCGCTAGACCCCCGGGCATCGCTAATCAAACACCTAAACGCTTACGCAGTGACCATGTCCACGCGTACCGAAGATGTGTACATGGAAGGTAAGGAGTGGGATAAATTCGCCACGATATTCTACCAACTTCTCAACGGACAAATTGAGATCACCATCCTACCTGACGCTCTGACGTCGAGCATATTTTTACAATTCGACCCCGCATCTGGCGGCTACCGAAAAACCGCCGCCTATGGTGCGATTTCCCGGCTCATCGAGGAAGTTCGCCGATTCAACAAAACCGCGGCGAACGAGTCGCTCGCCACGGTTTTCGAGTATTCTCCCCGCAACCGCGGCGGCAAAGATATTCCAGTCGAAATACCGGCGACGAAAATTCTGATACTCCATCACTTGGCTTTACGCTGGATCAATATAATCACGCTGTGCGAGTCGCTCATTCGCCACCTTGAGGGAAACCCGTTTGCGGAACCCAACCTTGCTCCATATTCACCCATTCGAGGGATGGACGAGGAGATCGAACGAGAAACAGTCACCCACGATGATGCCAGAAGGTACTTAAAGCTGTAA